From Vitis vinifera cultivar Pinot Noir 40024 chromosome 5, ASM3070453v1, the proteins below share one genomic window:
- the LOC100854487 gene encoding protein SHORT-ROOT — translation MDRTLFTPKGTYFFHHPTQQSNGTQPDMQSSNNQPQTSHTSTSRSSDSGEPCVTGKWASSLLKECARAISDKDSSRIHHLLWMLNELASPYGDCDQKLASYFLQALFCKATESGHRCYKTLSSVAEKSHSFDSARKLILKFQEVSPWTTFGHVASNGAILEALEGETKLHIIDISNTLCTQWPTLLEALATRNDETPRLKLTVVVTASLVRSVMKEIGQRMEKFARLMGVPFEFQVISGVNHLGELTKEGLGVRDDEAVAVNCIGALRRVEVEERRRVIQTLQSLGPRVVTVVEEEADFSSSRNDFVKCFEECLRFYTLYFEMLEESFVPTSNERLMLERECSRSIVRVLACDDIEDDTGEDCERREKGIQWSEGLKEVFSPLGFSEDVVDDVKALLKRYRSGWALVPPQQGENHQLGIYLTWKDEPVVWASAWKP, via the coding sequence ATGGACAGAACTCTCTTCACTCCAAAGGGGACATACTTCTTCCACCACCCTACCCAGCAAAGCAATGGTACTCAGCCAGACATGCAAAGCAGCAACAATCAACCCCAGACCAGTCACACGTCTACTAGCCGGTCTTCCGACTCCGGTGAGCCTTGCGTCACAGGGAAATGGGCGTCGAGCCTTCTAAAGGAGTGTGCCCGGGCCATATCGGACAAGGACTCTAGCAGGATTCATCACCTGCTATGGATGCTTAACGAGCTGGCTTCCCCTTATGGAGATTGTGATCAGAAGTTGGCTTCCTATTTCTTGCAAGCGCTGTTTTGTAAGGCGACGGAGTCCGGCCATCGCTGCTACAAAACCCTAAGTTCAGTGGCGGAGAAAAGCCATTCGTTTGATTCTGCCAGGAAGTTGATACTCAAGTTCCAAGAGGTGAGTCCATGGACAACTTTTGGGCATGTAGCTTCAAATGGGGCTATCTTGGAGGCCTTAGAAGGGGAGACCAAGCTTCATATAATTGATATAAGCAACACGCTATGCACTCAATGGCCCACTTTGCTAGAAGCCTTGGCGACTAGAAACGATGAGACGCCTCGCCTAAAGCTCACTGTCGTGGTAACGGCGAGCCTCGTGAGGTCGGTGATGAAGGAGATAGGGCAAAGAATGGAGAAATTTGCTAGGTTAATGGGAGTACCGTTCGAGTTTCAAGTGATAAGTGGGGTGAATCATTTAGGAGAGCTTACAAAGGAGGGGCTAGGCGTTCGAGACGATGAGGCGGTGGCGGTGAATTGCATCGGGGCCTTGAGGAGGGTTGAGGTGGAGGAAAGGAGAAGAGTAATTCAGACGCTGCAGTCTCTTGGGCCTAGGGTTGTGACAGTGGTTGAGGAAGAAGCTGATTTTTCAAGCTCAAGAAATGACTTTGTCAAGTGCTTTGAAGAGTGCCTTAGATTTTACACATTATATTTTGAGATGCTGGAGGAGAGCTTTGTGCCAACTAGTAATGAGAGGTTGATGCTGGAGAGGGAGTGCTCAAGGAGCATAGTTAGGGTTTTGGCCTGCGACGACATCGAAGATGACACCGGAGAAGACTGCGAGAGAAGGGAGAAAGGCATCCAGTGGTCTGAGGGGCTCAAGGAGGTATTTTCACCATTAGGGTTTAGCGAGGATGTGGTGGACGACGTCAAGGCGCTGCTCAAGCGGTATCGGTCCGGTTGGGCACTTGTGCCACCTCAACAAGGAGAAAATCATCAGCTGGGAATCTACTTGACATGGAAGGATGAACCAGTAGTATGGGCTTCAGCTTGGAAACCCTAA
- the LOC100254306 gene encoding uncharacterized protein LOC100254306: protein MGFPHRTKLLLSLFSILTLSVLNFTQISGLSGRQLLQTENVSEPIRHSDDTVRVDPLDHFNKYRGGYDITNKHYWSSTIFTGVPGYAIGVVWLLCGVGYGGFLLVTTIWCKRDKRKLKKKRSPCYKQCYLWHILLASFFTILAIVASGLVLGGNAKFHSRARTVVDIIMETANKASGTIYNTTGAMRNIRQNLETTDVGAEASNFLTSTSDKLDVEAAGIERQARKNRRLIDKGLKIVYIITTVTISLNLVAVIALSVSGFLKFRRALYWLIVFCWFLTFLCWLFFGIYFFLENFSSDTCTALEDFQQNPYNNSLSSILPCDELLSAKSVLSNVSAGIYDLVNEVNTNISSLQQTSSLNLAHVCNPFSAPPEYQYQAGNCPANTIPIGEIPQVLKVFTCSDTDNGTCNNGEFISTSHFKTVEAYTTAIQSLLNAYPGMEDLIECQTVKDAFSEILIKHCKPLKRYIRMVWVAMVFLSVIMGVLVLVWTTQAHHEQNYHSSDGSVKPHIQVANMLDSGPAKASNSSSENTSV, encoded by the exons ATGGGCTTCCCACATCGGACGAAATTGCTTTTGTCCCTATTCTCCATTCTCACACTTTCAGTCTTAAACTTCACACAAATTTCAG GTTTATCAGGAAGACAATTGCTTCAAACAGAGAATGTCTCAGAACCCATTAGACACTCAGATGACACAGTAAGGGTGGACCCTTTAGACCATTTCAACAAGTACAGAGGAGGCTACGACATCACAAACAAGCATTACTGGAGT TCAACCATATTTACGGGCGTTCCGGGGTATGCCATTGGAGTTGTGTGGCTTCTGTGTGGTGTTGGATATGGAGGATTTCTGCTGGTAACCACCATCTGGTGTAAAAGGGACAAGAGAAAGCTGAAGAAGAAGAGATCACCCTGCTACAAGCAGTGTTACCTATGGCATATCCTCCTGGCTTCATTCTTCACAATTCTGGCAAT AGTGGCGTCCGGATTGGTTCTTGGAGGGAATGCAAAATTCCATTCCAGAGCTCGAACGGTGGTGGATATCATCATGGAAACAGCGAATAAGGCATCGGGAACCATCTATAACACAACAGGGGCAATGAGAAACATAAGACAGAATTTAGAAACAACTGATGTAGGTGCTGAAGCTTCTAACTTCCTCACCTCCACATCAGATAAACTCGATGTTGAAGCTGCAGGTATAGAGAGACAAGCTAGGAAGAATAGGCGGTTGATTGACAAGGGCCTGAAGATAGTGTATATAATAACTACTGTGACCATTTCCTTGAACCTGGTTGCTGTCATTGCCCTCTCAG TTTCTGGGTTTCTGAAGTTCAGGAGGGCACTCTACTG GCTCATTGTGTTCTGCTGGTTCCTAACATTTCTGTGCTGGTTGTTCTTTGGGATATATTTTTTCCTGGAAAA TTTCTCGAGTGACACATGCACAGCTCTTGAAGATTTCCAACAAAATCCATACAACAACAGTCTGAGCTCGATCCTTCCATGCGATGAATTGCTTTCTGCAAAATCAGTCCTGTCAAACGTTAGTGCAGGAATATACGATCTTGTAAATGAG GTGAATACAAACATATCATCCCTACAGCAAACATCGTCTCTAAACCTCGCTCATGTCTGCAATCCTTTCTCAGCACCACCAGAGTACCAATACCAGGCCGGAAACTGTCCAGCTAATACAATTCCAATAGGCGAAATTCCTCAG GTATTGAAGGTATTTACTTGTTCTGACACCGACAATGGGACATGCAACAATGGAGAATTCATCTCCACTAGCCACTTTAAAACAGTGGAAGCTTACACAACTGCAATCCAGAGCCTACTGAATGCATACCCAGGTATGGAAGATCTCATAGAATGTCAGACAGTTAAGGATGCTTTTTCAGAGATCCTTATTAAACACTGTAAACCATTGAAGAGATACATTCGGATGGTTTGGGTTGCAATGGTTTTTTTGTCAGTAATTATGGGAGTTTTGGTTCTGGTCTGGACGACACAAGCTCATCATGAGCAAAACTATCATTCCTCAGATGGATCAGTGAAACCCCACATTCAAGTAGCAAATATGCTGGACTCTGGACCAGCTAAAGCAAGTAACAGTAGCTCAGAAAATACTTCAGTCTAA